In a genomic window of Wyeomyia smithii strain HCP4-BCI-WySm-NY-G18 chromosome 1, ASM2978416v1, whole genome shotgun sequence:
- the LOC129718894 gene encoding myelin transcription factor 1-like isoform X1, which yields MTSHWSVEETNLLIRKRMELFGCSRQDKVYDQISLFLARKHNVVRNAAACQTRFNNLLKTYRTCVRRMETGGSTTKMRFPFFDVFHQHYSQLEKAGDGRVDLETCPYSSKSQRNVVPSSDAASSKCKSEVFDMDTFEDSSFADVSGDDGGLLMDAMQQQQTEDCGSPESHHHHQQRQPMAEDELTTSLTATNGLEDLKQRLMEQKLLYYTNQNMLLHIKQEHYRHKDSERARAHLLVEEILRVLKGIHSCLKANFEDKVSEKIEPKQPSAEPEPLKEVKVQREEEPFPVEEEEVEEEEEEEEEIEEEEEYAPCGEVPSAVGGESSSQEPVGKAYEVGRLKVRNNIFPPWNRIQTVLLIKIHCDLRPKFRGYNLFECVSNKLIELHINRTPRDCRIRWNNLFRTYKDCRMRLRQNDKACIKFEYFDDIDSYFKDKEVSALC from the exons ATGACCTCCCACTGGAGTGTGGAAGAAACGAACCTGCTGATCCGCAAGCGGATGGAACTGTTTGGCTGCTCCCGGCAGGATAAGGTGTACGATCAGATTTCCCTCTTTCTGGCCCGGAAGCATAATGTTGTG CGAAACGCCGCCGCCTGTCAGACTAGATTCAATAACCTGCTTAAAACCTATCGTACCTGCGTTAGGCGGATGGAAACTGGTGGGAGCACCACCAAGATGCGGTTTCCCTTTTTTGATGTCTTTCACCAGCATTATAGCCAGCTGGAGAAGGCCGGCGATGGTAGGGTTGATTTGGAAACATGCCCATACAGCTCGAAGTCTCAGCGAAATGTTGTTCCATCTTCAGACGCAGCCAGTAGTAAATGCAAATCGGAGGTTTTCGACATGGACACCTTCGAGGACAGTTCGTTCGCTGATGTCAGCGGAGATGACGGTGGTCTGCTGATGGATGCGATGCAGCAACAGCAGACGGAAGATTGTGGGTCCCCTGAAAGccatcaccaccaccaacaGCGTCAGCCGATGGCTGAGGATGAATTGACGACATCGCTGACGGCCACCAACGGGCTCGAGGATCTGAAACAACGACTTATGGAGCAAAAGCTCCTGTACTACACCAACCAGAATATGCTGCTGCACATAAAACAGGAACACTACCGGCATAAGGATAGCGAACGCGCCAGGGCCCATCTGCTGGTGGAGGAAATTCTGCGGGTGCTGAAGGGCATCCACTCGTGTTTGAAGGCAAATTTCGAGGATAAAGTGTCGGAAAAAATCGAACCAAAGCAGCCGAGCGCGGAACCGGAACCACTGAAGGAGGTTAAGGTACAACGTGAGGAAGAACCCTTTCCCGTGGAAGAGGAGGAAGTGgaggaagaagaggaagaggAAGAGGAAATAGAAGAGGAAGAAGAGTACGCTCCCTGTGGGGAGGTTCCGTCCGCGGTCGGGGGAGAAAGCAGCAGCCAGGAGCCGGTAGGCAAGGCGTACGAAGTTGGTCGACTGAAGGTGCGGAATAATATTTTTCCACCCTGGAATCGGATTCAGACGGTGCTGCTGATAAAAATCCACTGCGACCTGAGGCCTAAGTTCCGGGGGTACAACCTGTTCGAGTGTGTGTCCAACAAACTGATCGAGCTGCATATAAAT CGAACCCCTCGAGACTGTCGAATCAGGTGGAATAATCTGTTTCGAACGTACAAGGACTGCCGGATGAGACTGAGACAAAACGATAAAGCATGTATAAAGTTCGAGTATTTTGACGATATTGACTCCTATTTTAAGGACAAGGAAGTTTCAGCATTATGCTAG
- the LOC129718894 gene encoding uncharacterized protein LOC129718894 isoform X2: MTSHWSVEETNLLIRKRMELFGCSRQDKVYDQISLFLARKHNVVRNAAACQTRFNNLLKTYRTCVRRMETGGSTTKMRFPFFDVFHQHYSQLEKAGDDAASSKCKSEVFDMDTFEDSSFADVSGDDGGLLMDAMQQQQTEDCGSPESHHHHQQRQPMAEDELTTSLTATNGLEDLKQRLMEQKLLYYTNQNMLLHIKQEHYRHKDSERARAHLLVEEILRVLKGIHSCLKANFEDKVSEKIEPKQPSAEPEPLKEVKVQREEEPFPVEEEEVEEEEEEEEEIEEEEEYAPCGEVPSAVGGESSSQEPVGKAYEVGRLKVRNNIFPPWNRIQTVLLIKIHCDLRPKFRGYNLFECVSNKLIELHINRTPRDCRIRWNNLFRTYKDCRMRLRQNDKACIKFEYFDDIDSYFKDKEVSALC; the protein is encoded by the exons ATGACCTCCCACTGGAGTGTGGAAGAAACGAACCTGCTGATCCGCAAGCGGATGGAACTGTTTGGCTGCTCCCGGCAGGATAAGGTGTACGATCAGATTTCCCTCTTTCTGGCCCGGAAGCATAATGTTGTG CGAAACGCCGCCGCCTGTCAGACTAGATTCAATAACCTGCTTAAAACCTATCGTACCTGCGTTAGGCGGATGGAAACTGGTGGGAGCACCACCAAGATGCGGTTTCCCTTTTTTGATGTCTTTCACCAGCATTATAGCCAGCTGGAGAAGGCCGGCGATG ACGCAGCCAGTAGTAAATGCAAATCGGAGGTTTTCGACATGGACACCTTCGAGGACAGTTCGTTCGCTGATGTCAGCGGAGATGACGGTGGTCTGCTGATGGATGCGATGCAGCAACAGCAGACGGAAGATTGTGGGTCCCCTGAAAGccatcaccaccaccaacaGCGTCAGCCGATGGCTGAGGATGAATTGACGACATCGCTGACGGCCACCAACGGGCTCGAGGATCTGAAACAACGACTTATGGAGCAAAAGCTCCTGTACTACACCAACCAGAATATGCTGCTGCACATAAAACAGGAACACTACCGGCATAAGGATAGCGAACGCGCCAGGGCCCATCTGCTGGTGGAGGAAATTCTGCGGGTGCTGAAGGGCATCCACTCGTGTTTGAAGGCAAATTTCGAGGATAAAGTGTCGGAAAAAATCGAACCAAAGCAGCCGAGCGCGGAACCGGAACCACTGAAGGAGGTTAAGGTACAACGTGAGGAAGAACCCTTTCCCGTGGAAGAGGAGGAAGTGgaggaagaagaggaagaggAAGAGGAAATAGAAGAGGAAGAAGAGTACGCTCCCTGTGGGGAGGTTCCGTCCGCGGTCGGGGGAGAAAGCAGCAGCCAGGAGCCGGTAGGCAAGGCGTACGAAGTTGGTCGACTGAAGGTGCGGAATAATATTTTTCCACCCTGGAATCGGATTCAGACGGTGCTGCTGATAAAAATCCACTGCGACCTGAGGCCTAAGTTCCGGGGGTACAACCTGTTCGAGTGTGTGTCCAACAAACTGATCGAGCTGCATATAAAT CGAACCCCTCGAGACTGTCGAATCAGGTGGAATAATCTGTTTCGAACGTACAAGGACTGCCGGATGAGACTGAGACAAAACGATAAAGCATGTATAAAGTTCGAGTATTTTGACGATATTGACTCCTATTTTAAGGACAAGGAAGTTTCAGCATTATGCTAG
- the LOC129721302 gene encoding uncharacterized protein K02A2.6-like, whose product MAEPQPAQSANLTEVVVQILNNQQVLMRQISQQLAATQLAVASLSRDESVLDSLSSNMAKFIYDKENGHTFDAWFSRYVDLFDKDAGKLDDAAKVRLLLRKLSPPDFERYNSFILPKLARKFTFSETVEKLKSLFGATVSIFRRRYNCLQTTKEDGDDYLAYSCKVNKACVDFKLSELTEEQFKCLIYVCGLKSKQEAEIRMRLISKFNESADLTLQQIVEQCNGLDTVMVEGSSSSVNALAFPKRTSSKWHSSSDSSKNRDLPKTPCWSCGGMHFNKDCRFKDHRCNECGKHGHREGYCTCFSSSGNSASHSDKKKKKKNKRQPFSKIVSVRSIDQHRKFVELQLNNVPLRLQLDTGSDISIISQRSWARIGRPKAKSTVCSAKTASGEPLELVAELECSITLNGITRHSRHRLDRFVRIVESSDRVVL is encoded by the coding sequence ATGGCAGAACCACAGCCAGCACAGTCAGCTAACCTAACAGAGGTTGTAGTGCAAATCCTGAACAATCAACAGGTCCTAATGCGGCAAATTTCCCAGCAATTGGCCGCTACGCAGCTTGCCGTGGCCAGTCTATCCCGTGACGAATCGGTGCTGGATTCCCTGTCCAGTAACATGGCGAAGTTTATCTACGACAAGGAAAACGGGCATACGTTCGATGCGTGGTTTTCCCGCTATGTTGATCTTTTCGACAAAGATGCCGGCAAGCTGGATGACGCTGCAAAAGTGCGATTACTCCTGCGGAAATTAAGCCCACCCGACTTCGAGCGCTACAACAGCTTTATACTTCCGAAGCTTGCTCGAAAATTCACCTTCTCTGAGACGGTGGAAAAGCTTAAATCGCTGTTCGGTGCTACAGTGTCAATATTCCGACGGCGATACAACTGCTTGCAGACCACTAAGGAGGATGGTGACGACTATTTGGCCTACTCTTGCAAGGTAAACAAAGCCTGTGTCGACTTCAAGCTATCGGAGTTAACAGAGGAACAATTTAAGTGCCTTATTTATGTATGTGGCCTTAAATCCAAGCAAGAGGCGGAGATTCGAATGCGCCTTATAAGCAAATTCAACGAATCGGCAGACCTGACCCTGCAACAGATTGTAGAGCAATGTAATGGCTTGGACACCGTGATGGTCGAAGGTAGTTCATCGTCAGTGAATGCTCTTGCGTTCCCCAAGCGAACATCGTCGAAGTGGCATTCATCTTCGGATAGCAGCAAGAACCGAGATCTACCCAAGACACCCTGCTGGTCCTGCGGAGGCATGCACTTCAATAAGGATTGCCGGTTTAAAGACCATAGGTGCAACGAATGTGGGAAGCACGGACATCGCGAGGGATATTGCACCTGCTTCTCGTCGTCAGGCAACTCGGCCAGCCACTCTgacaaaaagaagaagaaaaagaacaaGCGACAGCCATTTTCGAAAATAGTATCCGTCCGGAGCATCGACCAGCACCGGAAGTTCGTCGAGCTGCAGCTTAACAACGTTCCTCTTCGTCTTCAGTTGGACACAGGCTCCGATATATCGATAATTTCACAACGGTCCTGGGCTAGGATCGGTCGGCCAAAAGCGAAATCAACCGTATGCAGTGCCAAAACTGCGTCAGGGGAACCGCTCGAACTTGTCGCAGAATTGGAGTGCAGTATCACCCTCAACGGCATCACGCGACATTCTAGGCATAGACTGGATAGATTTGTTCGGATTGTGGAATCATCCGATCGTGTCGTTCTGTAA